The Microplitis mediator isolate UGA2020A chromosome 10, iyMicMedi2.1, whole genome shotgun sequence genomic sequence AGTCgacatcaatttatttatgtgtttattttcatataGTATAAAAGCTTTATATTTGAAGCTTTGATCCGCGTATCATcggtttaataaaataaaagttaaatgtatatagtatatcgtaaaaaaatctaaaagcaTTGAACGAACTCACGATCACAGGTAATAGCTAGAAAGCTGAACTTGCCTGAAGCTTTCATGCCAGTTACAAGCAGAATATTGCAAGCGATTTCCATGGCAAATTACACGAACCGTACATCCCCGTTGGGCATACTGTAAACTGCAACATCCAACATGCAGGGTTAAATATTGTCCACGCTAAATTCGTGTATAGGTGCTATACTAATACACATAAATTACCTACATTggctattattttaaataattacttttcgTCATACTGACAGAATGTCATGTctcatgttaaattaaattaaattcgacaaaaagtaggatttttatttttttaaatatttttatcgtgtCACTTTTAAAAAGTTTCAACATGTCGTTAAAAGGTGGCGTATGttaatagagaaaaaaaaatgatatgaaaatatattctgtTCTTGACGTTTCTCTAATGTAAAAGAGAAAATCGTTgaacgagaaaaattttttaataaattttacaaaacttttAATCTAATATATAATGagacacaatatttttttttttcaaaaagtattgtagtattcaaattaaaaactgacagtgattaaaattaatcaaaacattgcaattaaaactttttcatttatatgcaaatattcatttattttttaaatttatttgtatatcaATAACGAGACTTTTAATTAacaaccaaaaatataatattatttatatagattccaatatattgaatacaaaaattatttgtataattGGCTGATAGATTTTTCATATGAAATTGTATCCtgaataaatcgaaaaaaaaaataataataattaaatgtaaattaaggaaattcaataaaaaaaatctagtgaCTTGCCAATCATCGTCATCACTATCATCATTATCGTTATTCCCCACTATCTTATGGACTATGAAAGGGTAATTGGTTGGTATTCGTTTCATAAATATGTATAGCGCAATCTAGCAACTAACAGGACGTTGATTCAATCATGCCCCGAATTTGTAGCCCTTATCCCATTTCCAAATGTGTATAATTTCATCGATATACATAAAtccattttgtttattttaaatttcatccaAAATATACTTTTACATCAGTGTATCACTTACCCaatcattcatttattcaataaactGACATTCACAAACGAATCaaaatattcatcaaaaatataaaataaacaattttttttcccttctCCGGttgtaaaattgaaaattttattttattatcaattatttgtaattgatttatcggtaaaaaataaaattccataTGTTACTTTAagagaaatttcaatttttttaaattaataaatagacaAAAGTTTTACTACTGATCTGCAGTTACTCActagtatatttttttctactttgaTCCttgcaaaatataaatttatattttacattcaGACGTAAAAACGTaacatgaataaaaaaaatttactttaaaaatgattttcatcATACacatacaaaataaaaatccaagtTACTTTAAAAGTTGATGTAAATTCAATCTTTACAATAGTACCAATCACTCGGATGTATCACGATCTATCTCCCTTTCTTCTAAAGTAAAAAAACCCATCAACTTCAAATAACATATCCCCTTTCTATACACATAGatctatatataatagtaaaaGAGAGCAATAGTTTAGTTGAATCTACCCTCCGTTCCTTTACAAGTACTTTCCGTATAAGAACGCGTGTGGAATTCAAGCGGAACGCAATATCCTTTCCGGTATGAGTTTGGGAATCGTTAAAGTTTAGCAGTGTGTGCTGTGACGTGTAAAAAAGCGACAAGAATTTGTCGCGTCAACAGGTGTACTATctccatacatatatataaacacaAACCCATAAATGTACAACGTACATGTGGGATGTACATATATGTGAATATGCATTTCGATATTCGGAGAATTTCGCATCTCACGACGCAATTCAATTTATCGGATCACCGAAAACCccctatacatatataacctaatatatatatatatatatatatatatatatatatatatatatatatatatatgtctacaTCTACATCTGTGGggtattaattaaagtaattaattgctTGTTACAGAGGATCATCGAGAAACTCCGAAGGCTCTGCCGGTGGGCGAAGCTACTGCACCGACATTGGGACTAAAAACTGGAATAATAAATCATCAGGATGATGTTAGAGATAATCTTGTAGACATTGACGCCAATGATCTTAATGACTGTTCTGCTCAAgaatatgaaataatgaaggtacatatatgttattaaaaactctttgtacactgtaaaaagagcggtgttaaaaatggactcattttaactccgcccggtgttaaaaataccggtgttaaatcggggtaaccggtgtaaaagcggagtaaaatcggtgtaaaggcggggtaaccggtgtaaaaacggagtaacatcggtgtaaaagcgggataaccggtgtaaaagtatagggtaaactgcgtccgcttggattattaactttaaagattataaaacagaaaaaatgtcagttctttatgaaaattaataaagaatatcatttattaacaagtatagtgatcaagtaattaaaaatattcacaaagtaaaatattttaacactggtaaaaaatatctacaccggcggcggcgttattttaacaccggtctagaatatttacaacggtggtggcgttattttaacaccggtacagaatatttacaccggtgacggcgttattttaacaccgctttcaggggtaaatttaacaccgataattttaacacctacaccgtttggacttaccccggtgattttttacagtgtaatagtaaataaattttagcataaacatatatttgtTTAGGACAATCTTTTGCTGTATAATCATGCACGATTGATGACTCAAGACAATCACAGCAAGGAATATTTAGTCAGTATAATGTTCTCACATTATGATCAGAATAATAATGGTAATTTGGAGCGGGAGGAATTGGAGCAGGTGAGACAGACGATATAGATTATGCAACGCGCGCTATTGAAAATTGAgtaatgtaaatttattataacattCGCGATGGTAATGGTAATGCACTTAACTTGCAGATTGCCGAACGTGAAGACTTGGAGCAGCTGAGCAAGGGATGCTCTTTGGGACATATGATCAGTTATGACGATGCCGATAAAGATGGACGACTTAACATCAATGAATTTTACATGGCTTTTAGCAAGCTCTATAGTaacttaaattatattatattactaTTACTCTTACTCCTATAActgtattattaaattatgcaCTGATTTTACTTTACTGAAAttcatttatcataaaacGTGCTGACTTTGCataatgttaaattattttataacttatatTAACTATCTTTTCATACTCAGctctttctatttttattttgtgtaaCACCCGATGTACGATATAATTTATCCTATTAAATCTCAaacaaattaatgataattaattacacgatttaattgatttgtttgtTGTTTATTGCAGGTGTGTCAGTTGTTTCTCTCGACAAATCGCTCGAGATCAATCACATTTCAGCACGCGTTGGTGATAACGTCGAGATAAAATGCGATGTTACAGGCACGCCACCGCCACCCCTTGTTTGGAGGCGTAACGAAGCCGACCTGGAAGCGCTATCGGAGCCTGAggtataatgataaaaaaaaaaaaaaaactatattaaaCACATAGCCATGGCTACAGTGTGTATTTAAGCCAAATGACGTTTACTCTTAACGTATAgtactaaaattaaaactttacaCGAGGTGTACGggttatttgtaaataaatttatttatttatttatttatagattcGTGTATTCAATGACGGTAGCTTGTATCTGACTCGTGTTCAATTACTCCATGCAGGAAATTATACTTGTCATGCTTTGAGGAATAAAGATGTTGTCCAAACTCATGTACTAACAGTACACAGTAAGTTACTGtcagttaaattattttctcgtATATCATATAAatcaaaactttttattttgtaacaaAGCAATACCTGAAGTAAGAGTGACACCGAGATTACAATCAAAACGTCCTGGAGAAGAAGCGACAATGTCTTGTCACGTTGTTGGAGAGCCTTTGCCACGAGTCGAGTGGCTAAAAAACGACGAATCGCTTCATGAAGAAGACAAGTACGAAGTTGTTGGCAATGGAACAAAACTTATTGTCAGAAATATTGGATACGCTGACACTGGAGCTTATATGTGTCAAGCTACAAGTATCGGTGGACTTACTCGCGATATCAGCAGCTTGGTTATTCAAGAACAACCGACACCAAGTAATATTCTaagcattaatttaattttgaatttagcAAAGGATTAGTCCCAATTAGCTGCATAACAATAGACTTTATAAAAGGATTTATTTAATCGGCTAATACGTACTTACTGATAGAGCAACAGTATAAGGGAGTAAAATGTTGCATCAGGAGCAATGAGACGCAACAAAACCACGTTCACCACAAAACCCGGTGATCGATCGATCGGCAGTTCCGTAGTTTTGACTCTTGATCCGATCCAAATTGCGGACTTTGTGGTTATCCGCTTGCCTGTAGCTTCAATTATCCCTCTTCACATCTCGCCATTCACTCACCCAACCAATAGAACAACAACATTCAATAAATAGATTAACaatttgtattatttaaacCCATTTGATACgtttcgttaattaaatttaccttatttctttaaattcaTTCTATTTAggtcaaaattaataatttaaatttaaattaactacttagagtgtgaatttttttaattaaaatattgtgaaaagaaaaaatatttttatttaccgttTCGTTAAAGCAAAActatatcattataaatttcttttttttatttagtaaagtaaataattaaaaaactaataaaaaaggaattttttttttattaaaattggaATTTTTATCTACAGCAGCGGCTAATGAAGAACGGAGGTTCTTTTCATTTCACGAATGGGGTATATCCGTTTACGAGCCGTCTGCTTGTCGACTTTATCATCAAATTCATTCCACTGATATTATACCTGGGACGCAggtacacttttttttttcttacaaatattatgaaaaaaaaattttttaaatactagtGAAATAACCAACTGAgtcagtaattttaatttataattactcaaataattaattgattattttttatgttaaaaaaaaaataatatcatgtTTGGCTTTTATTTTAGGAGTATGTTTGTGGAGAAAAGGATATACCATGCAGCTGGGGGCGAGCTATCAACGTTGCTAATCGTTATGTTTACGTAACACAGCCTGAGAAAGATAGAATTTTAGTTATCAGCAAAATTCAGATGGTCGTTGTTGATgtaagaactttttttacactttatcTTGTCATCAAAATGTcactaatgaatttaaatttttgtttcaactttaataaaaatttataaaaaagtaaacagCATAATTTATGACCTCTTAAAGATAGCagataaaagttattattttttgtttttttttaataaagagcctagtaattattaatttattaatagattttttgaaaatctatcGCAGAGAGTTTCATGGCCTGTATTCAAAAAACCTTCTTATAATATCTTAAGGTATTAACATAATATATAAGTTACTggcttttaaatattcaaagaaaaatgaatagttgaaaagaaaaatcagAATATTGAaagcttaataaaattaagacCATTTATACATTTATCTTAAAAGCTCGATAACTTTAGACCAAATAAtcgtataaaattttcaaagataaatttaaacttaaaatttatcagcaTTGAAAGTAATGGGTCCATCGTttctctttaaaaatttatagctcGATAAATGGAGCTAactatgattttataaaattacgacaatttaaaataaccatCCTAATAAATTGGATCTTGCTCATGTATGAACacgatttttactttttatttaaattcgttgaATCTTGTGCAAGTCATTCTGGTCAAAATGCTCATTGAATcagatatatagatagattgatttctgaaaaaattaactcaatggactaataaagtaaattaaaactaaaaatgtttaaaatttagaGAAGACATTTCGATTAAATTTAAGAGTTTTATAACTCCATATTGATCCATTTGACCCAgatcgtaaaaataaaataaaaaatcaccaagataacaaattattttttcaccgtACAGTCGAGAAATAATTGACAGAACGTATTGGCTAAAGTTATTTTACCCGAGCTCGTCGCACGGTCAGTTGAACTATCGGGTACCGAATCATAGAACCAGAATTCGATTTTCGCCAGCGTATACCATCAACTTCACCGGCATagactattttatattttttgttaataaaaaattcagcgtgaaattgataaaagaaaaatgctttcaatataaatttcacaCATATGCACGCAATAAAAATAGccgtactaaaaaaaaaacgtttctatTGAAAGCTAAAATAgattcatttttaacaatactAATTGATTGGCTCTCGAGGTATCCGGTTATCAAtcaagttataaataattaatatatttatttcaggtCGTAGCAACAGACAAATACCCAGTCGAGCTCCAGTATGTACCGGCACTAGATCAAGTTTGGGTACTGAATTGGCGAAGCGAACGTAACATCGGTATCAAAACAATTCAAGTAATCAGAGATGCAGcccaaaaaagaaaacatcACACAGTACATCCGGAACCTATTGATGGACAATTTGATTTAGTCCGCGGTCTCTATATTCCCTTTCTCCaggttaaaatttatattacaattttaataaataatagcgatacacggaaagaaaattatgggaagttttcctatgcattatgggaatggtttccataatggtatgggaagagtacctatactactataggaatggttcccatatagtatgggaatgattcccataccattatgagaatagttcccataatgatatgggaatggttcccataatgatatgggaatggttcccataccattatgggaatggttcccataatattataggaaccattcccataatggtatgggaatcattcccatactattatgggaatggttcccatattggtataggaactattcctataatattatgggaactattcccataatgttatgggaaccatccctataatatcataaaattttttttttgcacaatagtgtagaaatttcccaaaatttaaattttcttgaatgttttgtgctgacataAAAAttcctattaaaaattttaatgtttttttgccgaattcgattttttttttcaatgattgaatttttgtttttatgtttaataatatttctgtgtattgtagaagtgattaccacacttctttaaattaatttttcaatgataatatgggaaccattcccataatattataggaatggttcctataatagtatgggaactattcccataataatatgggaatgattcccataatggtatacgaaccattccaattgcattatgggaatcatttccataatattatgggaatagttcccatactattataggaaccattcccataatattatgggaatggttcctataacttataggaatgattcccataatattatagaaagtattcctataaattataggaaccattcctataattataggaaccattcctatagtgttatgggtatcattcccataattataggaactattcctataattatgggaatcattcctataattataggaaccgcttccataatttatggtcgtaattcctatgatggtataggaaaaaattttacaaaattatgggaaccgctgccataattttctttccgtgtagatttaattacaatataaattaatcaatgtCCTTTAAAACCTTTTCCAGGATATCGGTCACATGTTTAAATACGGATACGTCACTCATACTAATCAACGGGGCATGTACAAGCTTGATCTAGCAAACATGCGGTACACCAGAAGCGCCGATCTCGCACCATACAATTGCGTCCCCGCCCACATTCAATTTCCAGCCTTGTGTAAGTTACATACTCCAATATTTCGCATTATCATATCTCCTCTGTAGTGTTTATTAATGTGATAATGATTTCCCTCTCgctatatgtataatagataaatatttgtatatttattcatttggaaattgaatatatgtttatttatttatttaattaattaaataaataaataaacgataaataaaattgacttGACACCGATTGTTTGCCAATTAATTCACATCACTCATTGGTATATTTATTCggaatatatacatatatttttttgtcattgattgtaaataaataaacttttttgcaGATGGATTTGTGATATTACAATGCGAGGAACCAATTACGGGCAAAGCAACGGGGCAACTTCTATTAGATTACTTGACGGATACGGTTTTGTCTCACAAACCAGGACTTATCGGGAAACCCATGGTATCACCAGATTCACGTCACGTTGTCACGTTGGACAAACAAGCCAGTGGAGTTATACTTGTTGTCCAAGAAATACTACGTAAgttacttttctttttatttctaccttttattttagttacttactgtacaaaaaaaatattaatttacttgGTAATGCATTCAcgtatatttcaaatattaaatcattttatttactttgtcGCCAGTTTACCTAGTTTATTAGctgataaaatgttattttttatattaatgtttATGTACATTAACTTGTAAATATTTCAGCAAatggtttgaaattttcatttgacgTTAAAACGACATTGAATATCAGCGATATTACCTTTTATCCATCACAAACAACTCATGGATATGATTTATATGCTTCGTCAACAGATAAAGAAGACATACTCTTTCTTAATTTAGCTACaggtaattttatatatttcaattagtatattcattaatttggtggattttattattaataattaataaaaatataataatatatgatcctaaagttagcagacatttaaaaaatttttgaatttttttcgtttttcaacaaatcaattgcaaaaaaataaaataaaaatatgcacatgtagaaaatttaaaaaactataggtgcaatttttttttttatgttttatcgtctgaaaaaaagtccaaacattattagacgtctgctaacttcagtatgaTCCTGAATTAAGCagacattcaaaaatttttgaatttttgtttctcgagaaatcaattgcaaaaaaataaaataaaaatatgcagatgtagaaaattttaaaaactacaggtgcaattttttcaaatatttttttttttatggtttattgtccaaaaaaaaattcaaaaatttctagacgtctgctaacttcagtatcataacttcagtatcattaataatatatttgtttaattaggTAAAGTAGAAATGATAACAGGCGTGGGAAAAGCAATGCCGATGAATTTAACGAAATGGGGTAATCCAAACAGGGCAATTGTCCAAAGTGGTATATTTGGACGTTATATGGTGAGTCCATCGAATGAAGCTCTCTTTGTATTAAATGGAGAGACACGAACGGTCAACTGTGAAATCGGTGGTCTCGTACATCCGGGTCAAGTTGTGTGGTTCACAGTAGCACTTCATTAGAATTTAATTgctgtattatttaaataatatttcccgataaaaaaaaatctttatttattttaaaaaccaaaCAAGTGGCCTCAAATTgtcttttgaaaataaataataaataataataataaagtaaataataaattaaagacgatgaggattttaaatttatgggaaccatttttttgttcctaatgtaagaaaaattttttcataaaataataataaatgtcattTGCCATAAAAGACCATTGCCACTGTGTGAAATcgttcgtaaaaaaaaagaaaaaaacaagaaaagacaaaaaaaaatatcattctatataaaatgtataattgatataattattaagacCCACCGTACACAATaactagaaataaaaattaatattattgtcatGTTATTGATAACG encodes the following:
- the LOC130676217 gene encoding follistatin-related protein 5-like isoform X1, giving the protein MQVRSAVAVSPSKMQLNLWLTTRLLVLLIIVSATGAHKHSRRHRDSLITPTDSTSTTTNRSFIESFHDTYEVSPTSVLIEEKTLKRDPCLDKYCGAGRKCRLSPDGGVALCVCIKKCGIRHRPVCGSDGKVYANHCELHRAACNKGTPLTVSRLMRCLHQEDHRETPKALPVGEATAPTLGLKTGIINHQDDVRDNLVDIDANDLNDCSAQEYEIMKDNLLLYNHARLMTQDNHSKEYLVSIMFSHYDQNNNGNLEREELEQIAEREDLEQLSKGCSLGHMISYDDADKDGRLNINEFYMAFSKLYSVSVVSLDKSLEINHISARVGDNVEIKCDVTGTPPPPLVWRRNEADLEALSEPEIRVFNDGSLYLTRVQLLHAGNYTCHALRNKDVVQTHVLTVHTIPEVRVTPRLQSKRPGEEATMSCHVVGEPLPRVEWLKNDESLHEEDKYEVVGNGTKLIVRNIGYADTGAYMCQATSIGGLTRDISSLVIQEQPTPTAANEERRFFSFHEWGISVYEPSACRLYHQIHSTDIIPGTQEYVCGEKDIPCSWGRAINVANRYVYVTQPEKDRILVISKIQMVVVDVVATDKYPVELQYVPALDQVWVLNWRSERNIGIKTIQVIRDAAQKRKHHTVHPEPIDGQFDLVRGLYIPFLQDIGHMFKYGYVTHTNQRGMYKLDLANMRYTRSADLAPYNCVPAHIQFPALYGFVILQCEEPITGKATGQLLLDYLTDTVLSHKPGLIGKPMVSPDSRHVVTLDKQASGVILVVQEILPNGLKFSFDVKTTLNISDITFYPSQTTHGYDLYASSTDKEDILFLNLATGKVEMITGVGKAMPMNLTKWGNPNRAIVQSGIFGRYMVSPSNEALFVLNGETRTVNCEIGGLVHPGQVVWFTVALH
- the LOC130676217 gene encoding follistatin-related protein 5-like isoform X2 — translated: MRCLHQEDHRETPKALPVGEATAPTLGLKTGIINHQDDVRDNLVDIDANDLNDCSAQEYEIMKDNLLLYNHARLMTQDNHSKEYLVSIMFSHYDQNNNGNLEREELEQIAEREDLEQLSKGCSLGHMISYDDADKDGRLNINEFYMAFSKLYSVSVVSLDKSLEINHISARVGDNVEIKCDVTGTPPPPLVWRRNEADLEALSEPEIRVFNDGSLYLTRVQLLHAGNYTCHALRNKDVVQTHVLTVHTIPEVRVTPRLQSKRPGEEATMSCHVVGEPLPRVEWLKNDESLHEEDKYEVVGNGTKLIVRNIGYADTGAYMCQATSIGGLTRDISSLVIQEQPTPTAANEERRFFSFHEWGISVYEPSACRLYHQIHSTDIIPGTQEYVCGEKDIPCSWGRAINVANRYVYVTQPEKDRILVISKIQMVVVDVVATDKYPVELQYVPALDQVWVLNWRSERNIGIKTIQVIRDAAQKRKHHTVHPEPIDGQFDLVRGLYIPFLQDIGHMFKYGYVTHTNQRGMYKLDLANMRYTRSADLAPYNCVPAHIQFPALYGFVILQCEEPITGKATGQLLLDYLTDTVLSHKPGLIGKPMVSPDSRHVVTLDKQASGVILVVQEILPNGLKFSFDVKTTLNISDITFYPSQTTHGYDLYASSTDKEDILFLNLATGKVEMITGVGKAMPMNLTKWGNPNRAIVQSGIFGRYMVSPSNEALFVLNGETRTVNCEIGGLVHPGQVVWFTVALH